Proteins found in one Streptococcus iniae genomic segment:
- a CDS encoding formate/nitrite transporter family protein → MKSPENILETTIAIGHHKIEKSFLAKAILGFIGGAMISLGYLLYVRIAASALESFGAFSSILGAAAFPIGLIIILMAGGELITGNMMAVSASFFAKKVTLSDLVKNWLVVTLFNVIGAIFVAFVFGHFLGLTSAGIFKQEVIEVAHAKIAASPMQAFVSGIGCNWFVGLALWLNYGAGDASGKILGIWFPVMTFVALGFQHSVANAFIIPAAIFESAATWMQFLSNFTFVYLGNIVGGAIFVSLFYYKAFHHPKEGH, encoded by the coding sequence ATGAAAAGTCCAGAAAATATTTTAGAAACAACGATTGCAATTGGTCACCACAAGATTGAAAAAAGCTTTCTTGCTAAGGCTATTTTAGGATTTATTGGTGGTGCCATGATTAGTCTTGGCTATCTCTTGTATGTCAGGATTGCGGCGAGTGCTTTAGAAAGCTTTGGAGCCTTTTCAAGTATTTTAGGGGCAGCAGCTTTTCCAATTGGTTTAATCATTATTCTGATGGCTGGTGGTGAGCTAATTACAGGTAATATGATGGCTGTGTCGGCAAGTTTTTTTGCTAAAAAAGTTACCTTATCTGACTTAGTTAAAAACTGGTTAGTTGTTACGCTATTTAATGTCATTGGCGCTATTTTTGTAGCCTTTGTGTTTGGGCATTTTTTAGGATTAACCTCAGCAGGTATTTTCAAACAAGAAGTCATCGAAGTAGCACATGCTAAAATTGCAGCTAGTCCTATGCAAGCTTTTGTTTCAGGTATAGGGTGTAATTGGTTTGTTGGTTTAGCCTTATGGTTAAATTATGGTGCAGGTGATGCCTCAGGTAAAATTTTAGGCATTTGGTTCCCAGTAATGACGTTTGTAGCTTTAGGCTTTCAGCATAGTGTGGCTAATGCCTTTATTATTCCAGCAGCTATTTTTGAATCAGCAGCTACTTGGATGCAATTTTTAAGTAACTTTACCTTTGTTTACCTTGGAAATATTGTTGGTGGCGCTATCTTTGTTAGTCTCTTTTACTACAAAGCATTCCATCATCCAAAAGAAGGTCATTAA
- a CDS encoding HU family DNA-binding protein encodes MANKQDLIAKVAEATELTKKDSAAAVDAVFSAIEGFLAEGEKVQLIGFGNFEVRERAARKGRNPQTGAEIEIAASKVPAFKAGKALKDAVK; translated from the coding sequence ATGGCTAACAAACAAGATTTAATCGCAAAAGTTGCAGAAGCAACTGAACTTACTAAAAAAGATTCAGCAGCAGCAGTTGACGCTGTATTCTCTGCAATTGAAGGCTTCCTTGCAGAAGGTGAAAAAGTTCAATTAATCGGTTTTGGTAACTTTGAAGTTCGCGAACGCGCAGCTCGTAAAGGTCGTAACCCACAAACTGGTGCAGAAATCGAAATCGCAGCATCAAAAGTTCCAGCATTCAAAGCTGGTAAAGCTCTTAAAGACGCTGTTAAATAA
- a CDS encoding phosphoglycerate mutase: MVKLVFARHGESEWNKANLFTGWADVDLSEKGTQQAIDAGKLIKEAGIEFDLAFTSVLKRAIKTTNLALEYSDQLWVPTEKSWRLNERHYGGLTGKNKAEAAAEFGDDQVHIWRRSYDVLPPNMAKDDEHSAHTDRRYAHLDNSVIPDAENLKVTLERALPFWEDKIAPALVDGKNVFVGAHGNSIRALVKHIKQLSDDEIMDVEIPNFPPLVFEFDEKLNLTAEYYLGGE; the protein is encoded by the coding sequence ATGGTAAAATTGGTTTTCGCTCGCCACGGTGAGTCAGAATGGAACAAAGCTAATCTTTTTACTGGTTGGGCAGACGTTGACCTTTCAGAAAAAGGAACTCAACAAGCTATTGATGCTGGTAAATTAATTAAAGAAGCTGGTATTGAATTTGATTTAGCCTTCACTTCAGTTCTTAAACGTGCAATTAAAACAACAAATCTTGCACTTGAATACTCAGATCAACTTTGGGTACCAACTGAAAAATCATGGCGTTTAAACGAACGTCATTATGGTGGTTTAACAGGTAAAAACAAAGCAGAAGCTGCAGCAGAATTTGGTGATGATCAAGTTCACATCTGGCGTCGTTCATACGATGTATTGCCTCCAAATATGGCTAAAGATGATGAGCATTCAGCACATACTGACCGTCGTTACGCTCACCTTGATAACTCAGTTATTCCTGATGCAGAAAACTTAAAAGTTACTTTAGAGCGTGCCTTACCTTTTTGGGAAGATAAAATTGCACCAGCTTTAGTTGATGGTAAAAATGTTTTTGTTGGCGCACATGGAAACTCAATTCGTGCCCTTGTTAAGCACATCAAACAATTATCAGATGACGAAATCATGGACGTTGAAATTCCAAATTTCCCACCATTAGTTTTCGAATTTGATGAAAAATTGAATCTTACTGCTGAATATTACCTAGGTGGTGAATAA
- a CDS encoding SGNH/GDSL hydrolase family protein: MIKTLLKTSLGFLLMLAMSFFVLNLLIPESKSQVKKGDLLQHENRTFNYIAIGDSLTEGVGDSTNQGGFVPILAKNLESQYNLKVTYRNYGISGNTSNQILARMLSEDVIQEQVKQSDLMTLTVGGNDVMAVIRKNLTNLKRSSFEKASLAYQDRLRQIIDLSKKENKHLSIYILGIYNPFYLNFPEMTEMQDVIDNWNQKTKEVTQEYDKVYFVPINDQLYKGANGEEAIIEQDGSQKTVINDVLFTGDHFHPNTIGYHIMSDNVMEAIKKHEKKLNN, translated from the coding sequence ATGATTAAAACACTTCTTAAAACTAGTCTGGGCTTTTTGCTCATGCTTGCCATGTCTTTTTTCGTTTTAAATCTGTTGATACCAGAATCGAAATCACAAGTTAAAAAAGGTGATTTATTACAGCACGAAAATCGGACCTTCAACTATATTGCAATTGGTGATTCCTTAACTGAAGGAGTTGGTGATTCAACAAATCAAGGTGGTTTTGTGCCAATACTTGCTAAAAATTTAGAAAGCCAGTATAACCTCAAAGTTACCTACCGTAATTATGGCATATCAGGCAATACCAGTAATCAGATTTTAGCAAGAATGCTTTCTGAGGATGTCATTCAAGAACAAGTGAAACAATCTGATTTAATGACCCTAACAGTTGGTGGCAATGATGTCATGGCTGTTATTCGGAAAAATTTGACTAATTTAAAACGTTCTAGTTTTGAAAAAGCTTCGCTTGCCTATCAAGATCGTTTACGTCAGATTATTGACTTAAGCAAAAAGGAAAATAAGCACCTTAGTATTTATATTCTAGGAATCTATAACCCTTTTTACCTTAATTTTCCAGAGATGACAGAGATGCAAGATGTTATCGATAATTGGAATCAAAAGACTAAAGAAGTTACCCAAGAATATGACAAGGTCTATTTTGTTCCAATTAATGATCAGCTTTATAAAGGTGCTAATGGTGAAGAGGCTATTATTGAGCAAGATGGCAGTCAAAAAACAGTAATCAATGATGTTTTGTTTACAGGAGATCATTTCCATCCCAACACTATTGGTTATCACATTATGTCAGACAATGTTATGGAGGCAATTAAGAAACATGAAAAAAAACTTAACAATTAA
- a CDS encoding IS3 family transposase (programmed frameshift), with protein MMVKKAYSLETKLSCIEMKNVGKSNKVIMETLGIKNDSQIYTWMKWYEKDELHRFHQPVGKQYTYGQGMEQLSEIEQLRLQVDLLKKYRSLNKKIDKVTLIKLVEDYKNIYPVSVILNCFGVRRSTFYRWKKKRETPQKRDVIVETIELLCMENHFIYGYRTITRLLKKTYGLTINAKKVYRIMKTNGWLCRTRPKKSPNLGKPYYVTGNKLNRNFQADKPLEKLVTDITYLYFGNCKLYLSSIMDLYNREIIAYTISDCQDTDFVLDTLNQLKLPNGALLHSDQGSVYTSKAYYQACTEKGITRSMSRKGTPADNACIEWFHSVLKTETFYLHDRRKYNKDSITNIVKNYIIFYNETRIQQRLNDQPPVQYRKLIA; from the exons ATTATGGTCAAAAAAGCTTATTCATTAGAAACGAAGTTATCTTGCATCGAGATGAAGAATGTAGGCAAGTCAAACAAGGTCATTATGGAGACCTTAGGTATCAAAAATGATAGTCAAATCTATACTTGGATGAAATGGTATGAAAAGGATGAATTGCACCGTTTCCACCAACCTGTAGGTAAACAATATACTTACGGACAAGGTATGGAACAACTCTCTGAAATAGAACAGTTACGACTTCAGGTGGATCTCTTAAAAAAGTATCGAAGCTTGA ATAAGAAAATCGACAAAGTGACCCTTATCAAGCTTGTGGAAGACTATAAGAATATTTACCCCGTTTCCGTTATTCTAAATTGTTTTGGTGTCAGACGGTCTACCTTTTACCGTTGGAAAAAGAAAAGGGAGACGCCACAGAAAAGAGATGTCATAGTTGAAACCATTGAGCTACTCTGCATGGAGAATCACTTTATTTATGGTTATCGTACCATTACACGATTGCTCAAGAAGACCTATGGATTGACTATTAATGCTAAGAAGGTCTATCGTATCATGAAAACTAATGGCTGGCTTTGTCGTACACGTCCAAAGAAATCTCCCAATCTGGGCAAACCCTATTATGTGACGGGAAATAAATTAAATCGGAATTTCCAAGCCGATAAGCCATTGGAAAAGCTTGTAACGGATATTACCTACCTATATTTCGGAAACTGTAAATTGTATCTCTCTTCAATTATGGACCTCTATAACCGAGAGATTATAGCTTATACTATCTCAGATTGTCAGGACACAGATTTTGTACTAGACACCCTTAATCAACTGAAATTACCCAATGGAGCACTCTTACACAGCGATCAGGGCTCAGTCTACACTTCTAAGGCTTACTATCAGGCTTGCACGGAAAAAGGCATCACCCGCTCTATGTCCCGTAAGGGAACACCAGCAGATAATGCCTGTATTGAATGGTTTCACTCCGTCCTAAAGACTGAAACCTTTTATCTCCATGATAGGAGAAAATACAACAAGGATAGTATAACAAATATTGTTAAAAATTACATTATATTTTATAATGAAACTAGAATTCAACAGAGATTAAACGACCAGCCTCCTGTACAGTACAGGAAACTGATCGCGTGA
- a CDS encoding dihydroorotate oxidase, producing the protein MVSTATTIGSFHFDNCLMNAAGIYCMTKEELLAIQASKAACFVTKTGTLTPRKGNPEPRYLKSPLGSINAMGLPNFGYEYYLDFLLELDKNTTSTNHFLSVIGLSLDDTHHILKKVQDSNYRGLVELNLSCPNLPGKPQMAYDFDTTKKVLSEIFTYFKKPLGLKLPPYFDIVHFDQAAAIFNHFPLTFVNCVNSIGNGLLIDDETVTIKPKNGFGGIGGEYLKPTALANVHAFYQRLNPSIHIIGTGGVKNGRDAFEHILCGASMVQIGTALHEEGPIIFDRVTKELQNIMLAKGYDSLADFRGKLKYLT; encoded by the coding sequence ATGGTCTCAACTGCTACAACAATTGGTTCATTTCACTTTGATAATTGTCTAATGAACGCTGCTGGTATCTATTGCATGACAAAAGAGGAATTACTTGCCATTCAAGCATCTAAGGCTGCTTGTTTTGTGACTAAAACTGGAACGCTAACGCCTAGAAAAGGTAATCCGGAACCAAGGTATCTAAAAAGTCCATTGGGCTCTATTAATGCAATGGGACTTCCAAACTTTGGTTATGAATACTACCTTGACTTTTTACTTGAATTAGATAAAAACACCACCAGTACCAATCACTTCTTGTCAGTGATTGGTCTAAGTCTTGACGATACTCATCATATCTTAAAAAAAGTTCAAGATTCTAATTATCGTGGTCTAGTCGAACTCAATCTGTCTTGTCCAAACCTTCCTGGCAAGCCCCAAATGGCTTATGATTTTGATACCACAAAAAAAGTATTATCAGAGATTTTCACTTATTTCAAAAAACCTCTAGGACTAAAATTACCACCCTACTTTGATATTGTTCATTTTGACCAAGCTGCTGCTATTTTTAATCACTTCCCGCTAACCTTTGTTAACTGTGTGAATTCGATAGGTAATGGATTGCTAATTGATGATGAAACAGTTACCATCAAACCCAAAAATGGTTTTGGTGGTATTGGAGGGGAATACCTTAAACCAACAGCTCTTGCTAATGTTCACGCTTTTTATCAAAGACTCAATCCTTCTATTCACATTATTGGAACGGGAGGTGTCAAAAATGGGCGAGATGCCTTTGAACATATTCTATGTGGGGCTAGTATGGTTCAAATTGGAACAGCCTTACACGAAGAAGGTCCCATTATCTTTGATCGGGTCACCAAAGAATTACAAAACATTATGCTTGCAAAAGGGTATGACAGCTTGGCTGATTTCCGAGGAAAACTCAAGTACCTTACTTAA
- a CDS encoding YpmS family protein, which translates to MKKNLTINWWKWACLLLLAFNLAFVAVLASRLIQVRETESQQLVQSKAKKVKVGTIISNRQQINDTVASFLQAYQTKELNYKLYTTSSSIVFEGKYKLLGYEVPLYIYFQPSHLENGAIQLEVTSFSAGTLPLPEREVLQYLKSTYKLPHFVTVNPQKSLLVVNLQSIENQQGLYLESKKIDLVNNDISFDIFKKS; encoded by the coding sequence ATGAAAAAAAACTTAACAATTAATTGGTGGAAGTGGGCCTGTTTATTACTACTTGCCTTCAATTTAGCCTTTGTAGCTGTGCTTGCCAGTCGTTTGATACAAGTTAGAGAAACAGAGAGTCAGCAATTGGTTCAATCTAAAGCGAAAAAAGTTAAAGTTGGAACGATTATCAGCAATCGTCAGCAAATCAATGACACGGTGGCTAGTTTTTTGCAAGCCTACCAAACAAAAGAGCTCAACTACAAACTTTATACGACGAGTTCATCCATTGTATTTGAAGGAAAATACAAGTTACTTGGCTATGAAGTGCCCTTATATATCTATTTCCAACCAAGTCATTTAGAAAATGGGGCTATTCAATTAGAAGTCACCTCGTTTTCGGCAGGGACTCTCCCTTTACCAGAAAGAGAAGTCCTGCAATATCTAAAGTCAACTTATAAACTGCCACACTTTGTGACAGTCAATCCTCAGAAGTCACTTCTAGTTGTTAATTTACAATCGATTGAAAACCAACAAGGACTTTATCTGGAATCTAAGAAAATTGACTTAGTTAATAATGACATTAGCTTTGATATCTTTAAGAAATCGTAG
- a CDS encoding DegV family protein — MGKIKIVTDSSLTIEPELIEKYDITVVPLSVMVDGKLYSDNDLKAEGQFLKLMQNSKELPKTSQPPVGLFAQYYEQLQADGAKEIIAIHLTPALSGTIEASRQGATIAGANVHVLDSGFTDQAMKYQVIEAAKMAQEGAELSDILTKIEDIKKNTKLFIGVSTLENLVKGGRIGRVTGAITSLLNIRLLMELKDSELKPIAKGRGNKTFLKWLDNYMTDTLDKTIKELSISYAGDRTLAQQLQEKLASVYSGPIAVLETGSIIQTHTGEGAFAIMIRYD; from the coding sequence ATGGGAAAAATTAAAATTGTGACCGATTCATCCCTAACAATTGAACCGGAATTAATTGAAAAATATGACATTACAGTTGTTCCCCTATCAGTAATGGTGGATGGTAAACTGTATTCTGATAATGACTTAAAAGCAGAAGGCCAATTTCTAAAATTAATGCAAAATAGCAAAGAGCTTCCTAAAACTAGCCAGCCCCCAGTAGGGTTATTTGCACAGTACTATGAACAATTACAGGCTGATGGGGCGAAAGAGATTATTGCCATCCACCTTACGCCAGCTTTGTCGGGGACTATTGAAGCATCGCGCCAAGGCGCAACAATTGCTGGCGCTAATGTTCATGTGCTGGATTCAGGATTTACTGACCAGGCCATGAAATACCAAGTGATTGAAGCTGCAAAAATGGCACAAGAAGGAGCAGAACTGTCTGACATCCTGACAAAAATTGAAGACATCAAAAAAAATACCAAACTGTTTATTGGTGTTTCTACCCTAGAAAATCTTGTTAAAGGTGGAAGAATTGGTCGAGTAACAGGAGCAATTACAAGTTTGCTTAACATTCGACTGTTAATGGAGTTGAAGGATTCTGAATTAAAACCGATTGCTAAAGGACGAGGAAATAAAACATTTTTGAAATGGTTAGATAATTATATGACAGATACCCTTGATAAAACGATTAAAGAATTAAGCATTTCCTACGCAGGAGACCGCACTTTGGCGCAACAATTGCAAGAAAAATTGGCGAGCGTTTACAGTGGTCCAATTGCAGTATTAGAAACGGGATCTATTATTCAAACCCACACTGGTGAAGGGGCATTCGCCATTATGATAAGATATGATTAA
- the recN gene encoding DNA repair protein RecN, with protein MLLEISIKNFAIIEEISLQFDNGMTVLTGETGAGKSIIIDAMNMMLGARASTEVIRHGAQKAEIEGFFSLGENQALQEVLQENGLELSDDLVIRREIFANGRSVSRINGQMVNLATLKQVGQFLVDIHGQHDQEDLMKASHHQAILDAFGDSHFKAVKLTYQELFDQYKSLRKKVIDKQKNERDHKERIDMLSFQMAEIEAADLKRGEDQALIKERDRLLNHKNIADTLTNAYVMLDNEEFSSLSNMRSAMNDLMSIEDYDPDYKTMSSSVSEAYYILEEVTKQLADTIDNLDFDGARLQEIEARLDIINSLSRKYGGQVDDILDYYNNSLKEYQLLSGGDVSTGDIEKALKQLEKDLLQAASDLSKHRHQLALQLETDIKNELKELYMEKADFKVNFQASKFNRQGNESIEFYIMTNPGEGFKPLVKVASGGELSRLMLAIKSAVSQKEDKTSIVFDEVDTGVSGRVAQAIAQKIYKIGQHGQVLAISHLPQVIAIADYQFFISKESKEDSTVSRVSLLTFEERVEEIAKMIAGHDITETARQQAKDLLQK; from the coding sequence ATGCTACTTGAAATTTCCATAAAAAATTTCGCAATTATTGAAGAAATTTCCTTGCAATTTGATAATGGAATGACAGTACTTACTGGTGAAACAGGAGCTGGTAAATCTATTATCATTGATGCTATGAATATGATGCTTGGGGCGCGTGCAAGTACAGAAGTGATTAGACATGGGGCTCAAAAGGCTGAAATTGAAGGTTTCTTTTCATTAGGGGAAAATCAAGCACTCCAAGAAGTTTTACAGGAAAATGGATTGGAACTTTCTGATGATTTGGTTATCCGAAGAGAAATTTTTGCTAATGGGCGAAGTGTCAGTCGCATTAATGGTCAAATGGTCAATTTGGCAACACTTAAACAAGTCGGTCAGTTTTTAGTGGATATTCACGGACAGCATGACCAAGAAGACCTAATGAAGGCTAGTCACCATCAGGCAATCTTAGATGCTTTTGGTGATAGTCATTTTAAAGCTGTTAAGTTGACCTACCAAGAGCTTTTTGATCAGTATAAGAGCTTACGCAAAAAAGTCATTGATAAACAAAAAAATGAGCGTGACCATAAAGAAAGAATTGACATGCTTTCTTTCCAAATGGCAGAAATTGAAGCTGCAGATTTAAAACGTGGTGAAGACCAAGCCCTAATCAAAGAGCGTGATCGATTACTTAACCATAAAAATATCGCTGATACGTTGACAAATGCTTATGTCATGTTGGATAATGAGGAATTCTCAAGTTTATCAAATATGAGATCAGCCATGAATGACTTGATGTCAATTGAAGATTATGATCCTGACTATAAGACCATGTCATCAAGTGTTTCAGAAGCCTATTACATTTTAGAAGAAGTAACAAAGCAGCTAGCTGATACAATTGACAACCTTGATTTTGATGGGGCAAGATTGCAAGAGATTGAAGCTCGTCTAGATATCATTAATAGCCTTAGCCGTAAATATGGGGGGCAGGTTGATGATATTTTGGATTATTACAATAATAGCCTTAAGGAATACCAACTCCTATCAGGTGGAGATGTGTCAACAGGTGATATTGAAAAAGCACTCAAACAGTTAGAAAAAGACCTTTTACAAGCGGCTAGTGATCTAAGTAAACATCGTCATCAATTGGCCTTGCAACTTGAGACTGACATTAAAAATGAACTTAAAGAGCTTTATATGGAAAAAGCTGATTTTAAAGTGAATTTTCAAGCTTCGAAATTTAACCGTCAGGGGAATGAGAGCATTGAATTTTACATCATGACAAACCCTGGTGAAGGCTTTAAACCACTTGTGAAAGTGGCTTCTGGTGGGGAATTATCTCGTCTCATGTTAGCTATTAAATCAGCCGTTTCACAAAAAGAGGACAAGACGAGTATTGTTTTTGATGAGGTTGATACTGGTGTGTCCGGTCGTGTGGCGCAAGCTATTGCCCAAAAAATCTATAAAATTGGTCAGCATGGTCAAGTCTTAGCTATCTCACATTTGCCTCAGGTTATTGCAATTGCTGATTACCAATTCTTTATTTCTAAAGAAAGTAAGGAAGATAGCACAGTTTCAAGAGTGTCTCTTTTGACTTTTGAAGAGCGTGTTGAGGAGATTGCTAAAATGATTGCAGGGCATGATATTACAGAAACAGCAAGACAACAAGCGAAAGACTTATTACAAAAATAG
- a CDS encoding heavy metal translocating P-type ATPase, protein MTWIKEHKRILATVSCLILILIGLALYASQATLASYFFITAFVVGGYESAKTGLEELAIHKHLSVDVLMVLAAVGAGFIGYWLEGSLLIFIFSLSSTLEELAMEKSKDAIAALMNLTPDTARKFNANGNLEEVETKNLLIGDKLQVRKGEAVPIDGKLLSDFGQFDESMVTGEPITVDKAKGDDLIGGTINKAQTVEMLVTVENEDTLFAKIVNLVESAQTQKSKTATFIENLEDTYVKIVLLMVPIFIFFTHFILGWEWLSAFYRGMILLTVASPCALVAASTPASLSAISRAARKGLVIKGGDIIDNMGDIKAVVMDKTGTLTQGKPSVVDAKYIGEKGLVDALVKTVEETSSHPISKALLEFTSETDRLLLDSIDDISGKGFLLQYKGQEWRIGKKSFVLEVVDSIDKVEEAIEQLENQGKTLVYVSCDNKLMAYFALLDDIKAESLDAINMLHDLGIKTVMLTGDQEKTATYVAEKLGIDQVVANCMPQDKLARILELKKQYGCVAMVGDGINDAPALAQADVSYAIGTGTDIAMESADSVIMDDLTRIPYSIRLSQKMKGIVKQNIIFALSVISLLILANVMQVVNLPLGVVGHEGSTILVILNGLRLLSFK, encoded by the coding sequence ATGACTTGGATTAAAGAACATAAACGTATTTTAGCAACGGTATCTTGTTTGATTTTGATTTTAATTGGTTTGGCATTATATGCTTCTCAAGCAACTCTTGCATCCTATTTTTTTATAACAGCCTTTGTAGTTGGTGGTTATGAATCGGCAAAAACAGGTTTAGAAGAGTTGGCCATCCATAAACATCTCTCGGTAGATGTTTTAATGGTTTTAGCAGCAGTTGGTGCTGGTTTTATTGGTTATTGGTTAGAAGGCTCTCTTTTGATTTTTATTTTCTCATTGTCAAGCACCTTGGAAGAATTGGCTATGGAAAAAAGTAAAGATGCAATAGCAGCCTTAATGAACCTGACACCAGACACTGCACGTAAATTTAATGCTAATGGAAATCTCGAAGAAGTTGAGACAAAAAATCTATTGATAGGGGACAAACTTCAAGTCCGAAAAGGTGAGGCTGTACCTATTGATGGCAAGTTGTTGAGTGACTTTGGACAATTTGATGAGTCAATGGTTACAGGTGAGCCTATTACAGTGGATAAAGCAAAAGGTGATGACTTAATTGGGGGTACTATTAACAAGGCACAGACAGTTGAAATGCTTGTAACGGTTGAAAACGAAGACACTTTGTTTGCCAAAATTGTTAATTTAGTAGAATCAGCTCAAACCCAAAAAAGTAAAACAGCAACCTTTATTGAAAATCTTGAAGACACTTATGTAAAAATCGTTTTGCTAATGGTTCCAATTTTTATTTTCTTTACCCACTTCATTTTGGGCTGGGAGTGGCTTTCAGCCTTTTATAGAGGAATGATTCTCTTAACCGTTGCATCTCCTTGCGCATTGGTTGCTGCTTCAACTCCTGCCAGTCTATCTGCTATTAGCCGTGCGGCTCGTAAAGGATTAGTCATAAAAGGGGGAGATATCATCGATAATATGGGAGATATCAAAGCAGTTGTCATGGATAAAACGGGTACTCTAACACAAGGAAAACCATCTGTAGTTGATGCCAAGTATATAGGTGAAAAAGGACTGGTTGATGCCCTTGTAAAAACAGTAGAAGAAACATCGTCACATCCAATTTCAAAAGCACTTTTAGAATTTACTTCAGAAACAGATCGCTTGCTACTTGATTCAATTGATGACATCTCTGGAAAAGGTTTCTTGTTGCAATATAAAGGCCAAGAATGGCGTATAGGTAAGAAATCATTTGTTTTAGAAGTGGTTGATTCTATTGATAAGGTTGAAGAAGCTATTGAACAATTAGAAAATCAAGGTAAAACACTGGTTTATGTTTCCTGTGACAATAAATTAATGGCTTACTTTGCTTTGCTAGATGATATTAAGGCAGAATCTCTAGATGCTATTAATATGTTACATGATCTCGGCATTAAAACAGTTATGCTAACTGGAGACCAAGAAAAAACAGCAACCTATGTTGCTGAAAAGCTGGGAATTGATCAGGTGGTAGCAAATTGCATGCCACAAGATAAGCTAGCACGTATCCTAGAGCTCAAAAAACAATACGGTTGTGTGGCCATGGTTGGTGATGGCATTAATGATGCACCAGCCTTAGCACAGGCCGATGTATCCTATGCAATTGGTACAGGAACAGATATTGCTATGGAAAGTGCAGACAGCGTCATTATGGATGACTTGACTAGAATTCCCTATTCTATTAGACTATCCCAAAAAATGAAAGGGATTGTCAAACAAAATATTATCTTTGCTTTGTCTGTCATTTCCTTGTTGATTCTTGCCAATGTCATGCAAGTGGTTAATTTACCACTAGGGGTAGTTGGGCATGAAGGCTCTACAATTCTTGTTATCCTAAATGGTCTACGCCTACTGTCCTTTAAATAG
- a CDS encoding transcription repressor NadR, with amino-acid sequence MKAKDRRKEILEKLTVSQETLSASQLAKVFDVSRQVIVGDIALLRAQGADILSTPKGYMIREIVASHYYSGRIVCKHSPEETYQELSIILEQGGQILTVEIDHPVYGMLTAPLNIKNEDDIALFLEAIKDSKGHFLSSLTEGLHSHLIACPSLADFERIKEALSKAHILY; translated from the coding sequence ATGAAAGCTAAGGACCGTAGAAAAGAAATTTTAGAGAAGCTAACGGTTAGTCAAGAGACCTTATCGGCCTCACAATTGGCTAAAGTGTTTGATGTCAGTAGACAAGTCATTGTAGGAGACATTGCTTTATTGCGGGCGCAGGGAGCAGATATTCTATCTACGCCAAAAGGGTATATGATAAGAGAAATTGTTGCCAGCCACTACTATTCGGGTAGAATAGTTTGTAAGCACTCTCCGGAAGAGACTTACCAGGAGCTCTCAATTATTCTTGAGCAAGGCGGACAAATTCTTACTGTTGAAATTGACCATCCTGTCTATGGCATGTTAACAGCGCCATTGAATATCAAAAATGAAGATGACATTGCTCTTTTTTTAGAGGCTATAAAGGACTCTAAAGGCCATTTTCTATCATCTTTGACAGAAGGACTTCATAGTCATTTGATTGCTTGTCCAAGTCTTGCTGATTTTGAACGGATAAAAGAAGCACTAAGCAAGGCCCATATTTTATACTAG